A part of Candidatus Hydrogenedentota bacterium genomic DNA contains:
- a CDS encoding ARMT1-like domain-containing protein → MKATLDCLECIAAQALRVARVATDDPGKQHLIFRETVMQIPGMDLNESPAALSQAAYRIAKEISGQEDPYAALKHAQNEQALALEPELRAYLAEAADPLETALHLSAAGNVIDLGVHHAGGIDIHAAIRDALHERFAVDHTPQFRKSLASCSDLLFLLDNAGEIVFDKLLLERLREYTNVTAVVKKEPIINDATMEDAIQVGLTEMCPVIDNGGPFIGSPLSQVPESFRKRMEAADIIVGKGQGNYETVDELPADVFLILKAKCEIIARHMGVKKGQVALISTRARAAR, encoded by the coding sequence GTGAAAGCGACGTTGGATTGTCTCGAGTGTATCGCGGCGCAAGCACTGCGCGTAGCCCGGGTGGCCACGGATGACCCCGGGAAGCAACACCTCATTTTCCGTGAAACCGTGATGCAGATTCCCGGCATGGACCTGAACGAGTCTCCCGCGGCGTTGTCGCAGGCCGCCTACCGTATCGCGAAAGAAATAAGCGGCCAAGAGGACCCCTATGCGGCCCTTAAACATGCCCAGAATGAACAGGCTCTTGCGTTAGAACCTGAATTGCGGGCGTATCTGGCCGAAGCCGCCGACCCGCTGGAAACGGCACTGCATCTCTCGGCGGCCGGGAACGTTATCGACCTGGGCGTGCACCATGCCGGCGGCATCGATATCCACGCCGCCATTCGAGACGCGTTGCATGAACGGTTCGCGGTCGATCATACCCCGCAGTTCCGCAAATCCCTGGCCTCCTGCTCCGACCTGCTGTTCCTGCTCGACAACGCTGGAGAAATTGTGTTCGACAAACTCCTGCTCGAACGCCTTCGTGAGTATACCAATGTCACTGCGGTCGTAAAGAAGGAGCCCATTATCAACGACGCCACCATGGAGGACGCGATCCAGGTGGGCCTGACCGAGATGTGTCCGGTCATCGACAACGGCGGACCCTTCATCGGTTCGCCCCTCTCACAAGTCCCCGAATCCTTCCGCAAACGAATGGAAGCGGCGGACATCATTGTGGGTAAAGGGCAGGGAAACTACGAGACCGTAGACGAGCTTCCCGCAGATGTGTTTCTCATCCTCAAGGCGAAATGCGAGATCATCGCGCGGCATATGGGTGTCAAGAAAGGACAGGTCGCGCTCATATCGACGCGGGCGCGAGCGGCGCGATAG
- a CDS encoding DUF456 domain-containing protein: protein MTLFLTILGWTLFAAAIIVGLALNLVGLFGNWIILVAVTIAWLVTGFEHFGPVALAIMLGLAILGELLEGAAAGFGASRFGGSKGSMFAAIIGCLLGAVAGTPLFPVVGTLAGACIGAFAGAALHEYLNMKRTVSEAVWTGTGAAAGKIAGLIAKTLVGVVMLIVALVTY from the coding sequence ATGACCCTATTCCTGACCATACTGGGCTGGACGCTGTTTGCCGCAGCCATTATCGTTGGTCTTGCGCTGAATCTTGTGGGGCTGTTTGGCAACTGGATCATTCTGGTTGCCGTCACGATCGCCTGGCTGGTAACCGGGTTCGAGCATTTTGGTCCGGTGGCGCTCGCGATCATGCTTGGCCTTGCCATCCTGGGAGAACTGCTCGAGGGCGCCGCCGCGGGATTCGGCGCTTCGCGGTTCGGCGGCAGCAAAGGCTCGATGTTTGCGGCGATTATCGGGTGTCTGCTCGGGGCTGTGGCAGGAACCCCGTTGTTTCCGGTGGTTGGAACACTGGCGGGCGCGTGTATTGGGGCTTTTGCCGGAGCCGCGCTCCACGAGTACCTTAACATGAAGCGCACCGTAAGCGAGGCCGTATGGACAGGCACGGGCGCCGCGGCCGGCAAAATCGCCGGCCTGATTGCCAAGACCCTCGTGGGAGTTGTCATGCTGATTGTGGCGCTTGTAACTTACTAG